A stretch of the Nothobranchius furzeri strain GRZ-AD chromosome 5, NfurGRZ-RIMD1, whole genome shotgun sequence genome encodes the following:
- the isoc2 gene encoding isochorismatase domain-containing protein 2 has translation MANIGRLSTKDAVLFLCDMQEKFRPNIFQFTNIVSNAARLLQASRVLNIPSILTEQYPKGLGPTVPELGAEGLTAHPKSSFTMIIEEVEKELQALGNPKQAILCGIEAHACIACTTFDLLEKGIEVHIVADAVSSRSQTDRLFALSRLKQSGAYLTTTEAVLLQLVQGAKHPNFKEIQKLMTHPSPDTGLLAFFSAL, from the exons A TGGCAAACATTGGCAGGCTCTCCACCAAGGATGCTGTGCTCTTCCTGTGCGACATGCAGGAGAAGTTCAGACCCAACATCTTCCAGTTCACCAACATCGTCAGCAACGCAGCCAGACTTCTCCAG GCCAGCCGAGTTCTGAACATCCCCTCTATTTTGACAGAGCAGTACCCAAAAGGCTTGGGACCAACTGTTCCAGAGCTGGGAGCTGAAGGCCTGACAGCTCATCCAAAATCCTCCTTCACCATGATCATagaggaggtggagaaggagTTACAGGCCCTAGGAAACCCGAAACAAGCTATTCTGTGCGGAATAGAGGCACACGCCTGTATAGCA TGTACGACATTTGACCTGCTTGAGAAGGGAATAGAGGTCCATATCGTGGCTGATGCCGTTTCCTCCAGAAG TCAGACGGATCGCTTGTTTGCTCTGTCCCGGCTGAAGCAAAGCGGAGCTTACCTCACCACCACAGAGGCTGTTCTGCTGCAGCTGGTTCAAGGTGCCAAGCACCCCAATTTTAAAGAG ATCCAGAAGCTCATGACCCACCCGTCTCCAGACACGGGCCTCCTTGCCTTCTTCAGTGCTCTGTAG
- the atg12 gene encoding ubiquitin-like protein ATG12: MSDNAESPTETQKEETTSTDPSATSDEKKKIDVLLKAVGDTPIMKKKKWAVDRGRTLQSLSQFISRFLKLDASEQLFIYVNQSFAPSPDQEVGILFDCFGSDGKLVLHYCKSQAWG, encoded by the exons ATGTCTGACAATGCAGAGTCCCCAACGGAAACCCAGAAAGAAGAGACGACTTCGACGGATCCTTCCGCGACtagtgatgaaaagaaaaaaa TTGATGTGCTGTTGAAGGCAGTGGGAGACACTCCAATAATGAAAAAAAAGAAGTGGGCAGTGGACAGGGGGAGGACGTTGCAGTCCCTGTCTCAGTTCATCTCTCGCTTCCTCAAACTTGATGCTTCGGAACAGCTG TTCATCTATGTCAATCAGTCTTTTGCCCCATCGCCAGATCAAGAAGTTGGAATTCTCTTTGAT TGTTTCGGCAGCGATGGCAAACTAGTTCTACATTACTGTAAATCTCAAGCCTGGGGTTAA
- the si:ch211-149k23.9 gene encoding germ cell-specific gene 1-like protein, with amino-acid sequence MLERMSRRSRSMLSLTLTTLALSLSILALCTSYWCEGTHKVVKPLCLSPVKMKNCGQNNSEPYTTESPTQSPFNRTLSPARREELAKIRQRQLANAVHYIWETGEDKFAFRYFHTGFWESCEEQDHGEVCRSFIDLTPGDTQGVLWLSVVSEFTYIGLLGMGFLLMCLDIMCSHKEMHALKINAYAAICTVLSGLLGMVAHMMFTTVFQMTVIVGPKDWRPQSWDYGWSFALAWVSFSCCMGAAVVTLNSYTKTIIEIRRRQKLRLEEAHAAAQVPTYSEVIPGAGLYSVSGLLHCPDGMIDVAWAPNGSVVGVGNGDVPTLVLVGGCGPEGCEDCERERDEMEEAMERVDSPC; translated from the exons ATGCTGGAGCGTATGTCTCGCCGCTCTCGCTCCATGCTCTCTCTGACTCTAACCACGTTGGCTCTGAGCCTCTCCATCCTGGCCCTCTGCACCTCCTACTGGTGCGAGGGAACTCACAAAGTGGTCAAGCCTCTCTGCCTGTCTCCGGTCAAGATGAAGAACTGTGGTCAGAATAACAGCGAGCCTTACACCACAG AGAGTCCCACTCAGAGCCCCTTCAATCGCACGCTGTCTCCAGCCAGGAGAGAGGAGCTGGCTAAGATCAGACAAAGGCAGTTGGCCAACGCCGTCCACTACATCTGGGAGACGGGGGAAGACAAGTTTGCCTTCAGATACTTCCACACCGGCTTCTGGGAAAGCTGTGAGGAGCAGGACCATG GGGAGGTGTGTCGCAGCTTTATAGATTTAACTCCAGGAGACACACAAG GTGTGCTTTGGTTGTCGGTTGTGTCTGAGTTTACATACATCGGCCTGCTGGGGATGGGCTTCTTACTGATGTGCCTGGACATCATGTGCTCTCATAAAGAGATGCATGCACTGAAAATCAACGCCTACGCAGCGATTTGTACCGTGCTGTCGG GTCTCCTTGGGATGGTAGCTCATATGATGTTTACCACAGTGTTTCAAATGACAGTCATTGTGGGCCCTAAAGACTGGAGACCTCAGTCATGGGACTACGGCTGGTCGTTTGC CCTTGCCTGGGTGTCCTTCAGCTGCTGCATGGGGGCAGCTGTTGTCACGCTCAACTCCTACACCAAGACCATCATCGAGATCCGCCGCAGACAGAAGCTCCGCTTGGAGGAGGCGCATGCTGCCGCTCAAGTTCCAACCTACAGTGAGGTTATTCCGGGGGCAGGGCTCTACTCCGTCAGCGGCCTGTTGCACTGTCCGGACGGCATGATTGACGTGGCGTGGGCTCCGAACGGCAGCGTGGTCGGAGTGGGCAACGGGGACGTGCCAACACTGGTtttggtgggaggctgtgggccagAGGGGTGTGAGGACTGCGAGAGAGAGAGGGATGAGATGGAGGAGGCCATGGAGAGAGTTGACTCACCTTGTTAG
- the rcvrn2 gene encoding recoverin 2, with protein sequence MGNATSSALSKEILEDLKLSTKFSETEICQWYENFQKQCPTGRITPEEFEEIYSRFFPETDAKSYARHVFRSFDTNDDGTLDFKEYIIALHMTSSGKTTRKLEWAFSLFDVDKNGYINKSEVKEICQAIFKLIPEDEQKKLPEDENTPEKRANKLWAFFDKKDNERLAEGEFIKGVIENENAMRLIQYEPMKH encoded by the exons ATGGGAAATGCCACCAGCAGCGCATTATCCAAGGAGATCCTGGAGGACCTGAAGCTCAGCACCAAATTCTCCGAGACAGAGATCTGCCAGTGGTACGAGAACTTTCAGAAGCAGTGTCCCACGGGACGCATCACGCCGGAAGAGTTCGAGGAGATCTACTCCCGCTTCTTCCCCGAGACCGACGCCAAGAGCTACGCAAGGCACGTATTCCGCTCTTTTGACACCAACGACGACGGCACGTTGGACTTCAAGGAGTACATCATAGCCCTACACATGACCTCCAGCGGGAAGACAACCAGGAAGCTGGAGTGGGCCTTCTCTCTGTTCGACGTGGACAAGAACGGATACATCAACAAGTCGGAAGTGAAGGAAATCTGCCAG GCCATATTTAAGCTGATCCCTGAGGACGAGCAGAAGAAGCTACCAGAGGATGAGAACACACCCGAGAAGAGAGCCAACAAGCTGTGGGCTTTCTTCGATAAGAAGGACAACG AGCGACTGGCTGAAGGAGAATTCATCAAAGGGGTGATTGAAAATGAGAACGCCATGCGTCTTATTCAGTATGAACCAATGAAAcattaa